One genomic region from Populus nigra chromosome 8, ddPopNigr1.1, whole genome shotgun sequence encodes:
- the LOC133701935 gene encoding zinc finger protein ZAT9 — MERHKCKLCVRTFPNGRALGGHMKAHLAATRQQLGGLDRNESFSSSYSSSSGEEEVKEEQEIVKNREMVEEKSLAYGLRENPKKSFRLADPEFSFTVDAGSVVVQDRESETESRNPTRRRSKRIRKSCGFGDNQEQDIDVNKVVDLKHPSWVESSSPAEPEPVSSVSDTSPEEDVARCLMMLSRDVWMRNIGEEYEEQGGKDGERSVEMLEEAEEIKVSKIRGKFRCEKCMKLFRSSRALSGHKRICSLNATEVRRFAGSADANDRIFECPYCFKVFGSGQALGGHKRSHLIGSSTSTSGVVEASTKLENNLIDLNLPAPVEDDEFSVVSDA; from the coding sequence ATGGAGAGGCATAAATGCAAGCTCTGTGTTAGAACTTTTCCAAATGGAAGAGCTTTGGGTGGTCACATGAAGGCCCACTTGGCAGCAACTCGGCAGCAACTCGGCGGGCTTGATCGTAATGAGTCATTTTCATCCTCGTATTCTTCTTCCTCTGGTGAAGAAGAAGTAAAAGAAGAGCAAGAAATCGTCAAGAACAGAGAAATGGTTGAAGAGAAGTCTCTGGCTTATGGATTGAGAGAGAATCCCAAGAAAAGTTTCAGGCTTGCAGATCCTGAGTTCTCTTTTACTGTTGATGCTGGGTCTGTTGTCGTGCAAGATAGGGAGAGTGAGACCGAGTCAAGAAACCCAACTCGAAGACGATCCAAGAGGATCCGCAAATCGTGTGGTTTTGGAGATAATCAGGAGCAGGATATTGATGTCAACAAAGTAGTAGACTTGAAGCATCCGAGTTGGGTCGAGTCATCATCACCAGCTGAGCCAGAACCGGTGAGTTCTGTTTCTGATACCTCCCCTGAAGAAGATGTTGCTAGGTGCCTTATGATGCTGTCAAGAGACGTTTGGATGAGAAATATTGGAGAGGAGTATGAAGAACAAGGCGGTAAAGATGGGGAAAGGTCAGTTGAGATGTTGGAGGAAGCAGAGGAGATCAAAGTCAGCAAGATTCGCGGGAAGTTCAGGTGTGAGAAATGCATGAAGCTGTTTCGATCTTCAAGGGCATTGTCTGGTCATAAGAGGATTTGCTCGTTAAATGCAACAGAAGTAAGAAGATTTGCTGGTAGTGCTGATGCCAATGACAGAATTTTTGAGTGCCCATATTGTTTCAAGGTGTTTGGGTCTGGACAAGCACTAGGTGGACACAAAAGATCACATCTTATAGGCTCTTCAACTAGTACTAGTGGTGTTGTCGAAGCATCTACTAAACTTGAGAACAATTTGATAGATCTTAACTTGCCTGCTCCAGTGGAAGATGATGAATTTAGTGTGGTCTCTGATGCATGA